The Branchiostoma floridae strain S238N-H82 chromosome 8, Bfl_VNyyK, whole genome shotgun sequence genome has a segment encoding these proteins:
- the LOC118420917 gene encoding zinc finger protein 525-like isoform X2, with the protein MEEKCSEIQSILPTVHLSNEAVEKPDTGTGRQNKKAEDLASEQPSGLEPHYSPVHSQTEHTNKSAVESTVERHFASTKCDFKACSKDIMANHTGKKPYICDDCDFSAAQKCRLDQHKAKHTGEKPFKCDKCEYSTAKKWHLNQHKLRHTGEKPYMCGECGYRTADRSHLSRHIVKHTGEKPYKCDQCDYSAAQKGTLDQHMVIHSGEKPYACGECGYRTARNSDLLKHLRIHTGERPYRCDQCDYSAGWKANLDRHLATHTGDKPYMCGECGYRTIVRSSLTTHMRTHTGEKPYKCDQCEYSASQKRNLDRHMAKHNGEKPYMCGECGYRTVERSHLSRHMRTHTGEKP; encoded by the coding sequence ATGGAAGAGAAATGCAGCGAGATTCAATCTATACTGCCGACGGTGCACCTTAGTAACGAGGCAGTTGAGAAACCAGACACGGGTACGGGAAGGCAAAACAAGAAGGCAGAAGACCTTGCATCCGAGCAACCGAGTGGGTTAGAACCCCACTACTCTCCCGTACATAGCCAAACAGAGCACACTAATAAATCTGCGGTGGAAAGTACAGTGGAGAGACACTTCGCATCTACAAAGTGTGACTTTAAAGCATGTTCAAAGGACATCATGGCAAATCACACAGGCAAGAAACCCTATATATGTGACGATTGTGACTTTTCTGCCGCACAGAAATGTCGTTTAGACCAACACAAGGCTaaacacacaggagaaaaacccttcaagtgtgataAGTGTGAGTATTCAACGGCTAAAAAATGGCATTTAAACCAGCACAAGCTAcgacacactggtgagaaaccctacatgtgtggtgagtgcgggtacaggacggctgacaggtctcaTCTCTCCAGACATATTGTCaaacatacaggcgagaaaccctacaaatgtgaccagtgtgactattctgctgcacagaaggGCACGTTGGACCAACACATGGTTATACActctggagaaaaaccctacgcatgtggagagtgtggatacaggacggccAGGAATTCTGACCTGTTGAAACATTTAAGAATACATACAGGCGAGAGACCGTAtaggtgtgaccagtgtgactattctgctggaTGGAAAGCTAATTTAGACCGACACCTGGCTACACACACCggggacaaaccctacatgtgtggagagtgcggatacagaactATCGTCAGGTCCAGCCTTACCacacacatgagaacacataccggtgaaaaaccctacaagtgtgaccaatgtgaatATTCTGCTTCGCAGAAACGtaatttagaccgacacatggccAAACACaatggagaaaaaccctacatgtgtggggagtgtggatacaggacggtTGAAAGGTCTCACCTTTctagacatatgagaacacatacaggtgagaaaccctag
- the LOC118420915 gene encoding gastrula zinc finger protein XlCGF57.1-like, with translation MGEPAKQMSSGHVGNEPNDMKDQSTPKGTQKGYKDKEIAFEEMSGVISTPKEGAAPSRQHVQVGTNQFGNRRQKTYVCKDCGYRTDRKNSLTRHMRKHTGEKPYSCEECGFRTAYRCNLSQHMLKHTDKKPSNSDQGDVTTSRKTDLKSHSVRYKDNKAYVCGECGYRTAKISALSKHMGKHASAKRFKCNQCDFSTAYKSCLNGHMRMHTGDKPYMCGECGYRAAQRTSLVQHMAKHTGDKPYKCDQCDYSARYKRSLDHHKKKHNTCSDKPYKCGDCGYMASKMSELFRHVSLHTAEIPYKCDQCDYTSSTKKDLDQHMVKHNYIEGKPYMCGECGFRTTDGSSLSKHRKIHTRAKVFKCDQCKFTAVSKQSLDSHLLKHLKPFICGECGYRTAKKSRLSRHMRTHTGEKPDKCYKCDKCDYSTPWKKCLNLHARKHTDEKRLKSFECDLCDFSTAYEIHLKQHKFTHTGEKPYKCKQCDFSSAWRNSLEDHMLTHTGEKPYMCGECGYRATTKRRLTEHMRSHTGEKPYKCDQCDFSTARKNSLVSHILTHTGEKRYSCEVCGYKASRKGHLVRHMAKHSGARPYKCDFCDFSSARKDNLNQHMAKHTNQKLYKCDRCGYSTARKHNLIKHLNKHNDNQVDG, from the coding sequence ATGGGCGAACCTGCAAAGCAGATGTCAAGCGGTCATGTAGGAAACGAGCCAAATGATATGaaggaccaatcaacacccAAAGGGACACAAAAGGGATACAAGGATAAGGAAATCGCATTTGAGGAAATGAGCGGTGTGATCAGCACCCCAAAGGAAGGAGCTGCCCCATCACGCCAACATGTACAGGTCGGTACGAACCAGTTTGGAAATCGTCGACAAAAGACCTACGTTTGCAAAGACTGCGGATACAGGACAGATAGAAAGAACAGCTTAACCCGACATATGAGAaagcatacaggtgagaaaccctacagctGTGAAGAGTGCGGGTTCAGGACAGCATACAGATGCAACCTGTCCCAGCATATGTTAAAACATACGGATAAGAAACCTTCCAACAGTGATCAGGGTGACGTCACTACATCCAGGAAAACTGATCTTAAATCGCACAGCGTTCGTTACAAAGATAACAAAGCGTAcgtgtgtggagagtgtggctACAGGACGGCTAAAATTTCAGCACTGTCTAAACATATGGGAAAGCATGCATCGGCGAAGCGCTTTAaatgtaaccagtgtgacttttctactgCTTACAAATCCTGCCTAAACGGGCACATGCGTATGCACACTGgcgataagccctacatgtgtggggagtgcgggtacagggcggCTCAGAGAACTTCTCTCGTGCAACATATGGCAAAACACACGGGAGATAAACcttacaagtgcgaccagtgcgactaCTCAGCTAGATACAAAAGAAGTTTGGATCATCACAAGAAGAAGCATAACACGTGcagtgacaaaccctacaagtgcgggGATTGTGGCTACATGGCCTCGAAGATGTCTGAATTATTCAGACATGTATCATTGCACACTGCAGAAataccttacaaatgtgatcagTGCGATTATACATCCTCAACTAAAAAAGATTTGGACCAGCACATGGTCAAACACAACTACATAGAAggaaaaccctacatgtgtggagagtgcgggttCAGGACAACTGATGGATCGTCTCTATCCAAACACAGGAAAATCCACACCAGGGCAAAAGTtttcaaatgtgaccagtgcaagTTTACAGCTGTTAGCAAACAAAGCTTAGACAGCCACTTGCTCAAACATCTGAAGCCCTTCATTTGTGGGGAATGCGGGTACCGTACAGCTAAAAAGTCTAGactatcccgacatatgagaactcacactggCGAAAAACCTGACAAGTGTTATAAGTGTGATAAGTGTGATTATTCAACTCCATGGAAAAAGTGTTTAAACTTGCACGCACGAAaacacactgatgagaaacGTTTAAAATCATTCGAGTGCGACTTGTGTGACTTCTCTACAGCATACGAAATTCACCTTAAGCAGCACAAGTTCACACATACCGGAGAGAAGCCATACAAGTGTAAGcagtgtgacttttcttcaGCTTGGAGAAATAGTTTAGAGGACCACATGCTTacccacaccggtgagaaaccatacatgtgtggggaatgcggGTACAGGGCAACTACTAAGCGTCGCCTTACTGAACACATGAGAagtcacacaggtgaaaaaccctacaagtgtgaccaatgtgactttTCTACTGCCCGAAAAAACAGTCTAGTCAGCCACATCCTCACACACACGGGCGAGAAACGCTACTCCTGTGAGGTGTGTGGGTATAAGGCAAGTAGGAAGGGCCACCTAGTACGACATATGGCCAAACATAGTGGTGCAAGGCCATACAAGTGCGACTTCTGTGACTTTTCGTCTGCAAGAAAAGACAATCTGAATCAACACATGGCTAAGCACACCAACCAGAAACTCTACAAATGTGACCGCTGTGGATACTCTACTGCACGGAAGCACAATTTAATCAAGCATTTGAATAAGCACAATGATAACCAAGTCGACGGTTGA
- the LOC118421246 gene encoding uncharacterized protein LOC118421246: MSDKKKPRLSIAERAEGLRKRADEQKNVTNLVTTLQQVNPDNTSPKNAISILVAKFGYPAFEQALELERSVPMTMPDSMRESLLLKFATDCGLQNFQDIHCVVKSFPELIKVNSDPANVRVLVPPTDICLRGCTDLSGNPGKLTIHDPAKDVTYHSLAGTSTKKKVTLRCRKCNTNYGFAMYGDSVTGYRFYTEERFAVEASNCTYIDRRLYNFQLSLSLHAWVSFSAFSESYKDALTGVAEGLGRKTVSAAFFWGEVEMELRRLHLVDTFVFKTKSFEEALDIIEEHRQKSIYPHADADCTPDCKKRGCGRLYVADGIWKLVFTHCMMRTENVVAGIPLLGYPDVCTNELRPGHAFCEEHCHVMESLQIKTKLREFLASCGLSEKEATQAESGQLCEESLRKVKDKISALAKSHGDLGKAGSPPIKSQVGTDFVKDHPQAVSEASSSEVQGTEACNKDTGQHKSLNMLSRGHLVIVGGGGIISKFDPIYRCVFKMSLFAKFRMW; this comes from the exons ATGTCTGACAAAAAGAAGCCACGGCTGTCCATAGCGGAAAGAGCGGAAGGTCTACGCAAGAGAGCCGATGAGCAGAAGAATGTCACCAATCTCGTCACTACCCTTCAACAGGTcaatccagataacaccagccCCAAAAATGCAATCTCCATACTCGTTGCCAAGTTCGGATACCCTGCATTTGAGCAAGCCCTGGAGCTGGAAAGGAGTGTACCAATGACAATGCCAGATTCCATGCGTGAATCCCTGTTGTTGAAGTTCGCTACAGATTGTGGATTGCAGAACTTTCAGGACATTCACTGTGTAGTAAAAAGTTTCCCAGAACTCATCAAGGTCAACTCTGATCCAGCCAATGTCAGAGTATTGGTTCCTCCCACAGACATATGCTTAAGAGGATGCACTGACCTTTCTGGGAACCCAGGCAAACTGACCATTCACGACCCTGCAAAAGACGTGACTTATCACAGTCTAGCTGGCACTTCTACAAAGAAGAAAGTAACATTGAGATGTCGAAAGTGCAATACCAATTATGGTTTTGCTATGTATGGGGATTCCGTGACTGGATATCGTTTTTACACAGAGGAGCGGTTTGCTGTGGAGGCATCCAACTGTACTTACATTGATAGACGTCTTTACAACTTTCAGTTGTCATTAAG TTTACATGCATGGGTGTCCTTCTCTGCTTTTAGCGAATCCTACAAGGACGCACTCACAGGTGTTGCAGAAG GTTTGGGTAGAAAGACTGTCTCGGCAGCATTCTTCTGGGGTGAGGTGGAGATGGAGTTACGCCGCCTGCACCTCGTGGATACATTCGTCTTTAAGACGAAGAGTTTTGAGGAAGCCCTAGACATCATAGAGGAACATCGCCAAAAGTCCATCTATCCACATGCTGATGCTGACTGCACACCAGATTGCAAAAAGAGAG GTTGTGGACGTCTATATGTTGCAGATGGAATATGGAAACTAGTTTTCACTCACTGCATGATGCGAACAGAG AATGTTGTCGCTGGCATACCGTTGTTGGGATATCCCGATGTTTGTACCAATGAACTGCGACCAGGCCATGCCTTCTGCGAGGAACACTGCCACGTTATGGAGAGTCTTCAAATAAAGACAAAACTGAGGGAGTTCTTAGCCTCATGTGGCCTGTCAGAAAAAG AAGCTACCCAGGCAGAGAGTGGACAGTTGTGTGAAGAGTCGCTCAGAAAAGTCAAGGACAAAATCTCAGCTCTTGCCAAGAGCCATGGGGATTTAGGGAAAGCAGGTTCTCCTCCCATCAAAAGTCAAG TGGGTACAGATTTCGTCAAAGACCACCCACAGGCGGTTTCTGAAGCGAGCAGCAGCGAGGTACAAGGTACCGAAGCTTGCAACAAAGATACTGGGCAACATAAGTCTCTTAACATGTTGTCTAGAGGCCATCTTGTCATCGTTGGAGGAGGAGGGATCATATCCAAGTTTGATCCGATTTACAGGTGTGTCTTTAAGATGTCCTTATTTGCCAAATTTCGAATGTGGTAG
- the LOC118421896 gene encoding zinc finger protein 436-like, translated as MCGECGFRTANRSNLLEHMRTHTGEKPYLCGECGYSTANRTHLLDHAKTHTGEKPFKCDQCNYTASRKNNLDRHMRKHGVGDKLYLCRQCGYSTDNMFYLSKHARTHDKIHKCDQCDYSTARKPNLDRHMFKHSGEKPYRCHLCDHSSAEKSDLDQHMAKHTGEKSYMCEECGFRTAYRSSLSVHKRLHTGVKSYKCDQCDFSALQRAQLNQHMVKHTGEKPFLCGECGFRTGYMSNLSAHMKKKHVGMTT; from the exons atgtgtggggagtgcgggttccGAACAGCTAACAGGTCTAACCTGTTagaacacatgagaacccatacag gtgagaaaccctacttgtgtggggagtgcggatacagtaCAGCTAACAGGACTCACCTGTTAGATCACGCaaaaacacatacaggtgagaaaccgttcaagtgtgaccagtgtaactataCTGCATCAAGAAAGAATAATCTAGATCGACACATGCGTAAGCATGGTGTTGGAGATAAACTTTACTTGTGCCGGCAGTGCGGGTACAGCACAGATAACATGTTCTACCTATCCAAACACGCCAGAACACACGACAAAAttcacaagtgtgaccagtgcgactattctacaGCAAGAAAGCCCAACCTAGATCGACATATGTTTAAACACAGTGGAGAAAAACCATACAGGTGTCATCTGTGTGACCATTCCTCTGCAGAAAAGAGTGATCTAGACCAGCACATGGCTAAACATACTGGGGAGAaatcctacatgtgtgaggagtgcggatTTAGAACGGCTTACAGATCTTCCCTGTCTGTTCATAAGAGACTACACACAGGTGTGAAgtcttacaagtgtgaccagtgtgacttttctgcactGCAAAGAGCACAGTTGAATCAACACATGGTGAagcatacaggagagaaacccttcctgtgtggggaatgtgggttcAGAACGGGTTACATGTCAAACCTTTCCGCAcacatgaagaaaaaacacGTTGGCATGACAACCTAA
- the LOC118421895 gene encoding zinc finger protein 239-like encodes MTDTGKQQNKECEETYSVGSTVPSYNTSNTEGQPTDTGRQQQKKSESPCEFKATCSNVCSTLPTYKTNYGELQTTDTGGQQDKEMGNLSEGAYNSNSTQAGMEASSHLSEKAPPGYRDERVTKPLKGPPYICVECDYRAPNGFSLTEHVRIHTGEKPYKCDQCDFSTAWKTSIDMHMRKHSGKKPYVCSECGYSTSYRVHLTRHMITHTGQYPYKCQLCGFSTARKSNLSEHVATHTGEKKHKCNVCGYRTAHKHGLNRHMKTHTGDNPYKCSQCDYSAVQKRDLDVHMSKHTDGKTYQCEECGHRAADTSDLNKHKRKHKMINLL; translated from the coding sequence ATGACAGACACAGGAAAGCAGCAGAACAAGGAATGTGAGGAAACCTACAGTGTAGGCTCTACTGTCCCCTCCTATAACACTTCTAACACAGAAGGTCAGCCAACAGACACAGGAAGGCAACAGCAAAAGAAAAGTGAGAGTCCATGTGAATTCAAAGCAACCTGTAGCAATGTCTGCTCTACGCTGCCCACCTACAAAACAAATTATGGAGAActccagacaacagacacaggaGGGCAGCAGGACAAGGAAATGGGCAATCTATCTGAAGGAGCGTACAATTCGAATTCCACCCAGGCTGGAATGGAAGCGTCTTCACATTTATCTGAAAAAGCTCCTCCAGGGTACAGGGATGAACGTGTGACAAAACCACTGAAAGGTCCGCCATACATATGTGTGGAATGCGATTACAGGGCGCCAAATGGTTTCAGCCTGACAGAGCATGTCCGAATACACACGGgcgaaaaaccgtacaagtgtgatcagtgtgacttcTCCACTGCATGGAAAACTAGCATCGACATGCACATGCGTAAGCACTCGGGTAAGAAACCCTACGTTTGTTCGGAGTGTGGGTATAGCACAAGCTATAGGGTCCACCTAACGCGGCATATGATAACCCATACCGGTCAGTATCCCTACAAGTGTCAACTGTGCGGATTTTCGACAGCCAGGAAAAGCAACCTTAGTGAGCATGTGGCcacacacaccggtgagaagaaGCATAAGTGTAACGTATGTGGTTATAGAACAGCTCACAAGCATGGCCTGAAcagacacatgaaaacacatacTGGAGATAATCCTTACAAGTGTTcccagtgtgactattcggcAGTGCAGAAGCGAGATTTAGACGTACACATGTCGAAACACACCGATGGGAAGACATACCAGTGCGAGGAATGCGGGCACAGGGCAGCTGATACTAGTGACCTCAATAAACATAAGAGAAAGCATAAGATGATCAACTTGCTGTAG